From a single Strix uralensis isolate ZFMK-TIS-50842 chromosome 27, bStrUra1, whole genome shotgun sequence genomic region:
- the APBA3 gene encoding amyloid-beta A4 precursor protein-binding family A member 3 isoform X2, with translation MESSMDFQAAAPPAPDLGTDEAPEPPAMDTEEGPAGRPGAPELRAGAGRPEGPPFITLQPACGSGRDLPAPEGQQRGLRPSSGPASASDLEGGGGGQNELCRDLEKEMEEEAATAGPQGSAGWKPSARSTPRDTGHPRAPSSGDLAGMELDEAPEAGTRPAGTEWAEDAEEEPTEIQGLLAQLETLDPNLCDRSPTSERGPLPSSSAGAARLAGEQSRRSSQECQGKCQPCPLHVAMGRGLETRPCCAQHPACARPCHGLLFAEADREDLLNLLCYEGGLPEASAETPLARSDVLAGTNLEMLQAQEELATVEKPEGLGRPESSEEGPSGSWYYGEGLCEVDSACEGNRDGSPEPAWVALPPAPAPEAEQPAQGGVTKKEPPSSCPAFKEVPGPCDPEDLLDGVIFGAKYLGSTQLVSERNPPTSVRMAQAQEAVDRIKAPEGESQPMTDVDLFVSTQRIKVLTADTQEAMMDHSLQTISYIADIGSLVVLMARRKLPRRSEVAEEKRLYKMICHVFHSADAQVIAQAIGQAFGVAYQHFLEANSIDPSELSPRQYSRALEDQEQYNTELTHFSRQENCKDVCIRKQKGEILGIAIVESGWGSILPTVVIANLMHGGPAERSGELSIGDRLMCVNGTSLVGLPLATCQSIIRELKHQTEVTLNIVHCPPVTTAVIRRPDSKYQLGFCVENGVICSLMRGGIAERGGIRVGHRIIEINGQSVVATPHEKIIQILTQAVSEVHIKTMPASTYRLLTGQEQPLFL, from the exons GCGGCCGGAGGGGCCCCCCTTCATcaccctgcagcctgcctgcGGCTCCGGGCGGGACCTGCCCGCCCCCGAGGGTCAGCAGAGGGGCCTGAGGCCCAGCTCGGGGCCTGCTTCAGCCTCGGACCTCGAAGGAGGCGGAGGTGGACAAAATGAGCTTTGCCGGGACTTGGAAAAAGAGATGGAAGAGGAGGCAGCGACCGCGGGGCCGCAGGGCTCTGCCGGCTGGAAACCCAGCGCCAGGAGTACCCCTCGGGACACAGGACACCCCCGAGCCCCCAGCAGCGGCGACCTGGCGGGTATGGAGCTGGACGAGGCCCCCGAGGCCGGCACCCGCCCAGCTGGGACCGAGTGGGCCGAGGATGCAGAGGAGGAGCCCACGGAGATCCAGGGCCTGCTGGCCCAGCTCGAGACCCTCGACCCCAACCTCTGCGACCGCTCGCCCACCTCAGAGCGGGGCCCGCTGCCCTCCTCGAGCGCTGGCGCAGCCCGTCTGGCCGGCGAGCAGAGCCGGCGCAGCTCCCAGGAATGCCAGGGTaagtgccagccctgcccgctgcATGTGGCCATGGGCCGGGGCCTGGAGACGCGGCCCTGCTGCGCCCAGCACCCAGCCTGCGCCCGGCCCTGCCACGGCCTGCTCTTTGCCGAGGCTGACCGCGAGGACTTGCTGAACCTCCTGTGCTACGAGGGGGGGCTGCCTGAAGCCAGTGCCGAGACACCCTTGGCCCGCTCCGATGTCCTGGCTGGAACCAACCTGGAGATGCTGCAGGCTCAGGAGGAACTGGCCACTGTGGAGAAGCCTGAAGGGCTGGGGAGGCCGGAGAGCTCAGAGGAAGGACCTTCTGGCAGCTGGTATTATGGAGAGGGGCTCTGCGAGGTCGACTCCGCCTGTGAGGGCAATCGGGACGGTTCCCCGGAGCCAGCCTGGGTGGCCCTGCCTCCTGCTCCGGCCCCGGAGGCAGAGCAGCCAGCCCAAGGCGGTGTGACC AAGAAGGAACCCCCATCCTCCTGCCCGGCCTTCAAAGAGG TTCCAGGCCCTTGCGACCCAGAGGATCTGCTGGACGGTGTGATTTTTGGGGCAAAGTACCTGGGCTCCACGCAGCTGGTCTCAGAGAGGAACCCCCCGACCAGCGTCCGCATGGCGCAGGCCCAGGAGGCTGTGGACAGGATCAAG GCACCAGAGGGCGAGTCCCAGCCCATGACGGACGTGGATCTGTTTGTCTCCACACAGAGGATCAAGGTGCTCACCGCCGACACGCAG GAGGCCATGATGGATCACTCCCTCCAGACCATCTCCTACATCGCCGACATCGGCTCCCTCGTGGTGCTCATGGCACGCCGGAAACTGCCTCGGCGGTCGGAGGTGGCGGAGGAAAAGAGGCTCTACAAGATGATCTGCCACGTCTTCCACTCGGCCGAC GCCCAGGTCATTGCTCAGGCCATCGGGCAGGCGTTCGGCGTGGCCTACCAGCACTTCCTGGAGGCCAACAGCATTGACCCGAGCGAGCTGAGCCCTCGCCAGTACAGCCGTGCCCTCGAGGACCAGGAGCAATACAATACAGAGCTGACCCACTTCTCCCGGCAGGAGAACTGCAAGGAT GTCTGCATCCGGAAGCAGAAGGGAGAGATCCTGGGCATCGCCATCGTGGAGTCGGGCTGGGGGTCCATCCTGCCCACAGTGGTCATCGCCAACCTGATGCACGGGGGCCCCGCGGAGCGCTCGGGCGAGCTGAGCATCGGGGACCGCCTCATGTGCGTCAACGGGACGAGCCTGGTGGGGCTGCCCCTCGCCACCTGCCAGAGCATCATCCGG GAGCTGAAGCACCAGACAGAGGTGACACTGAACATCGTGCACTGTCCCCCTGTCACCACAGCCGTCATCCGGCGCCCCGACTCCAAGTACCAGCTGGGCTTCTGTGTTGAGAACGGTGTG atCTGCAGCCTGATGCGCGGGGGCATCGCGGAGAGAGGCGGCATCCGCGTGGGGCACCGCATCATCGAGATCAACGGGCAGAGCGTGGTGGCAACACCCCACGAGAAGATCATCCAGATCCTCACGCAGGCGGTCAGCGAG GTCCACATCAAGACCATGCCAGCCTCCACGTACCGCTTACTGaccgggcaggagcagcccctctTCCTCTGA
- the APBA3 gene encoding amyloid-beta A4 precursor protein-binding family A member 3 isoform X4 — translation MESSMDFQAAAPPAPDLGTDEAPEPPAMDTEEGPAGRPGAPELRAGAGRPEGPPFITLQPACGSGRDLPAPEGQQRGLRPSSGPASASDLEGGGGGQNELCRDLEKEMEEEAATAGPQGSAGWKPSARSTPRDTGHPRAPSSGDLAGMELDEAPEAGTRPAGTEWAEDAEEEPTEIQGLLAQLETLDPNLCDRSPTSERGPLPSSSAGAARLAGEQSRRSSQECQGKCQPCPLHVAMGRGLETRPCCAQHPACARPCHGLLFAEADREDLLNLLCYEGGLPEASAETPLARSDVLAGTNLEMLQAQEELATVEKPEGLGRPESSEEGPSGSWYYGEGLCEVDSACEGNRDGSPEPAWVALPPAPAPEAEQPAQGGVTKKEPPSSCPAFKEVPGPCDPEDLLDGVIFGAKYLGSTQLVSERNPPTSVRMAQAQEAVDRIKAPEGESQPMTDVDLFVSTQRIKVLTADTQEAMMDHSLQTISYIADIGSLVVLMARRKLPRRSEVAEEKRLYKMICHVFHSADAQVIAQAIGQAFGVAYQHFLEANSIDPSELSPRQYSRALEDQEQYNTELTHFSRQENCKDVCIRKQKGEILGIAIVESGWGSILPTVVIANLMHGGPAERSGELSIGDRLMCVNGTSLVGLPLATCQSIIRELKHQTEVTLNIVHCPPVTTAVIRRPDSKYQLGFCVENGVGHTALAASAWMSTELQRSPCLPGLRFHRALLCHSKRLLRITESLRSAA, via the exons GCGGCCGGAGGGGCCCCCCTTCATcaccctgcagcctgcctgcGGCTCCGGGCGGGACCTGCCCGCCCCCGAGGGTCAGCAGAGGGGCCTGAGGCCCAGCTCGGGGCCTGCTTCAGCCTCGGACCTCGAAGGAGGCGGAGGTGGACAAAATGAGCTTTGCCGGGACTTGGAAAAAGAGATGGAAGAGGAGGCAGCGACCGCGGGGCCGCAGGGCTCTGCCGGCTGGAAACCCAGCGCCAGGAGTACCCCTCGGGACACAGGACACCCCCGAGCCCCCAGCAGCGGCGACCTGGCGGGTATGGAGCTGGACGAGGCCCCCGAGGCCGGCACCCGCCCAGCTGGGACCGAGTGGGCCGAGGATGCAGAGGAGGAGCCCACGGAGATCCAGGGCCTGCTGGCCCAGCTCGAGACCCTCGACCCCAACCTCTGCGACCGCTCGCCCACCTCAGAGCGGGGCCCGCTGCCCTCCTCGAGCGCTGGCGCAGCCCGTCTGGCCGGCGAGCAGAGCCGGCGCAGCTCCCAGGAATGCCAGGGTaagtgccagccctgcccgctgcATGTGGCCATGGGCCGGGGCCTGGAGACGCGGCCCTGCTGCGCCCAGCACCCAGCCTGCGCCCGGCCCTGCCACGGCCTGCTCTTTGCCGAGGCTGACCGCGAGGACTTGCTGAACCTCCTGTGCTACGAGGGGGGGCTGCCTGAAGCCAGTGCCGAGACACCCTTGGCCCGCTCCGATGTCCTGGCTGGAACCAACCTGGAGATGCTGCAGGCTCAGGAGGAACTGGCCACTGTGGAGAAGCCTGAAGGGCTGGGGAGGCCGGAGAGCTCAGAGGAAGGACCTTCTGGCAGCTGGTATTATGGAGAGGGGCTCTGCGAGGTCGACTCCGCCTGTGAGGGCAATCGGGACGGTTCCCCGGAGCCAGCCTGGGTGGCCCTGCCTCCTGCTCCGGCCCCGGAGGCAGAGCAGCCAGCCCAAGGCGGTGTGACC AAGAAGGAACCCCCATCCTCCTGCCCGGCCTTCAAAGAGG TTCCAGGCCCTTGCGACCCAGAGGATCTGCTGGACGGTGTGATTTTTGGGGCAAAGTACCTGGGCTCCACGCAGCTGGTCTCAGAGAGGAACCCCCCGACCAGCGTCCGCATGGCGCAGGCCCAGGAGGCTGTGGACAGGATCAAG GCACCAGAGGGCGAGTCCCAGCCCATGACGGACGTGGATCTGTTTGTCTCCACACAGAGGATCAAGGTGCTCACCGCCGACACGCAG GAGGCCATGATGGATCACTCCCTCCAGACCATCTCCTACATCGCCGACATCGGCTCCCTCGTGGTGCTCATGGCACGCCGGAAACTGCCTCGGCGGTCGGAGGTGGCGGAGGAAAAGAGGCTCTACAAGATGATCTGCCACGTCTTCCACTCGGCCGAC GCCCAGGTCATTGCTCAGGCCATCGGGCAGGCGTTCGGCGTGGCCTACCAGCACTTCCTGGAGGCCAACAGCATTGACCCGAGCGAGCTGAGCCCTCGCCAGTACAGCCGTGCCCTCGAGGACCAGGAGCAATACAATACAGAGCTGACCCACTTCTCCCGGCAGGAGAACTGCAAGGAT GTCTGCATCCGGAAGCAGAAGGGAGAGATCCTGGGCATCGCCATCGTGGAGTCGGGCTGGGGGTCCATCCTGCCCACAGTGGTCATCGCCAACCTGATGCACGGGGGCCCCGCGGAGCGCTCGGGCGAGCTGAGCATCGGGGACCGCCTCATGTGCGTCAACGGGACGAGCCTGGTGGGGCTGCCCCTCGCCACCTGCCAGAGCATCATCCGG GAGCTGAAGCACCAGACAGAGGTGACACTGAACATCGTGCACTGTCCCCCTGTCACCACAGCCGTCATCCGGCGCCCCGACTCCAAGTACCAGCTGGGCTTCTGTGTTGAGAACGGTGTG GGACACACGGCTCTGGCTGCGTCCGCGTGGATGAGCACAGAGCTCCAGCGCTCCCCGTGCCTGCCAGGGCTGAGGTTTCACAGGGCTCTGCTGTGCCACAGCAAAAGGctcctcagaatcacagaatcactcag atCTGCAGCCTGA
- the APBA3 gene encoding amyloid-beta A4 precursor protein-binding family A member 3 isoform X3 — protein MDTEEGPAGRPGAPELRAGAGRPEGPPFITLQPACGSGRDLPAPEGQQRGLRPSSGPASASDLEGGGGGQNELCRDLEKEMEEEAATAGPQGSAGWKPSARSTPRDTGHPRAPSSGDLAGMELDEAPEAGTRPAGTEWAEDAEEEPTEIQGLLAQLETLDPNLCDRSPTSERGPLPSSSAGAARLAGEQSRRSSQECQGKCQPCPLHVAMGRGLETRPCCAQHPACARPCHGLLFAEADREDLLNLLCYEGGLPEASAETPLARSDVLAGTNLEMLQAQEELATVEKPEGLGRPESSEEGPSGSWYYGEGLCEVDSACEGNRDGSPEPAWVALPPAPAPEAEQPAQGGVTKKEPPSSCPAFKEVPGPCDPEDLLDGVIFGAKYLGSTQLVSERNPPTSVRMAQAQEAVDRIKAPEGESQPMTDVDLFVSTQRIKVLTADTQEAMMDHSLQTISYIADIGSLVVLMARRKLPRRSEVAEEKRLYKMICHVFHSADAQVIAQAIGQAFGVAYQHFLEANSIDPSELSPRQYSRALEDQEQYNTELTHFSRQENCKDVCIRKQKGEILGIAIVESGWGSILPTVVIANLMHGGPAERSGELSIGDRLMCVNGTSLVGLPLATCQSIIRELKHQTEVTLNIVHCPPVTTAVIRRPDSKYQLGFCVENGVGHTALAASAWMSTELQRSPCLPGLRFHRALLCHSKRLLRITESLSLNLPCCSLKPFPLVLSLIPWEKRPAPTSPQRPFREL, from the exons GCGGCCGGAGGGGCCCCCCTTCATcaccctgcagcctgcctgcGGCTCCGGGCGGGACCTGCCCGCCCCCGAGGGTCAGCAGAGGGGCCTGAGGCCCAGCTCGGGGCCTGCTTCAGCCTCGGACCTCGAAGGAGGCGGAGGTGGACAAAATGAGCTTTGCCGGGACTTGGAAAAAGAGATGGAAGAGGAGGCAGCGACCGCGGGGCCGCAGGGCTCTGCCGGCTGGAAACCCAGCGCCAGGAGTACCCCTCGGGACACAGGACACCCCCGAGCCCCCAGCAGCGGCGACCTGGCGGGTATGGAGCTGGACGAGGCCCCCGAGGCCGGCACCCGCCCAGCTGGGACCGAGTGGGCCGAGGATGCAGAGGAGGAGCCCACGGAGATCCAGGGCCTGCTGGCCCAGCTCGAGACCCTCGACCCCAACCTCTGCGACCGCTCGCCCACCTCAGAGCGGGGCCCGCTGCCCTCCTCGAGCGCTGGCGCAGCCCGTCTGGCCGGCGAGCAGAGCCGGCGCAGCTCCCAGGAATGCCAGGGTaagtgccagccctgcccgctgcATGTGGCCATGGGCCGGGGCCTGGAGACGCGGCCCTGCTGCGCCCAGCACCCAGCCTGCGCCCGGCCCTGCCACGGCCTGCTCTTTGCCGAGGCTGACCGCGAGGACTTGCTGAACCTCCTGTGCTACGAGGGGGGGCTGCCTGAAGCCAGTGCCGAGACACCCTTGGCCCGCTCCGATGTCCTGGCTGGAACCAACCTGGAGATGCTGCAGGCTCAGGAGGAACTGGCCACTGTGGAGAAGCCTGAAGGGCTGGGGAGGCCGGAGAGCTCAGAGGAAGGACCTTCTGGCAGCTGGTATTATGGAGAGGGGCTCTGCGAGGTCGACTCCGCCTGTGAGGGCAATCGGGACGGTTCCCCGGAGCCAGCCTGGGTGGCCCTGCCTCCTGCTCCGGCCCCGGAGGCAGAGCAGCCAGCCCAAGGCGGTGTGACC AAGAAGGAACCCCCATCCTCCTGCCCGGCCTTCAAAGAGG TTCCAGGCCCTTGCGACCCAGAGGATCTGCTGGACGGTGTGATTTTTGGGGCAAAGTACCTGGGCTCCACGCAGCTGGTCTCAGAGAGGAACCCCCCGACCAGCGTCCGCATGGCGCAGGCCCAGGAGGCTGTGGACAGGATCAAG GCACCAGAGGGCGAGTCCCAGCCCATGACGGACGTGGATCTGTTTGTCTCCACACAGAGGATCAAGGTGCTCACCGCCGACACGCAG GAGGCCATGATGGATCACTCCCTCCAGACCATCTCCTACATCGCCGACATCGGCTCCCTCGTGGTGCTCATGGCACGCCGGAAACTGCCTCGGCGGTCGGAGGTGGCGGAGGAAAAGAGGCTCTACAAGATGATCTGCCACGTCTTCCACTCGGCCGAC GCCCAGGTCATTGCTCAGGCCATCGGGCAGGCGTTCGGCGTGGCCTACCAGCACTTCCTGGAGGCCAACAGCATTGACCCGAGCGAGCTGAGCCCTCGCCAGTACAGCCGTGCCCTCGAGGACCAGGAGCAATACAATACAGAGCTGACCCACTTCTCCCGGCAGGAGAACTGCAAGGAT GTCTGCATCCGGAAGCAGAAGGGAGAGATCCTGGGCATCGCCATCGTGGAGTCGGGCTGGGGGTCCATCCTGCCCACAGTGGTCATCGCCAACCTGATGCACGGGGGCCCCGCGGAGCGCTCGGGCGAGCTGAGCATCGGGGACCGCCTCATGTGCGTCAACGGGACGAGCCTGGTGGGGCTGCCCCTCGCCACCTGCCAGAGCATCATCCGG GAGCTGAAGCACCAGACAGAGGTGACACTGAACATCGTGCACTGTCCCCCTGTCACCACAGCCGTCATCCGGCGCCCCGACTCCAAGTACCAGCTGGGCTTCTGTGTTGAGAACGGTGTG GGACACACGGCTCTGGCTGCGTCCGCGTGGATGAGCACAGAGCTCCAGCGCTCCCCGTGCCTGCCAGGGCTGAGGTTTCACAGGGCTCTGCTGTGCCACAGCAAAAGGctcctcagaatcacagaatcactcag cctgaacctcccctgttgcagtttaaagccgttccctctcgttctgtcactaattccctgggagaagagaccagcaccaacctctccacaacgtcctttcagggagctgtag
- the APBA3 gene encoding amyloid-beta A4 precursor protein-binding family A member 3 isoform X1, producing MESSMDFQAAAPPAPDLGTDEAPEPPAMDTEEGPAGRPGAPELRAGAGRPEGPPFITLQPACGSGRDLPAPEGQQRGLRPSSGPASASDLEGGGGGQNELCRDLEKEMEEEAATAGPQGSAGWKPSARSTPRDTGHPRAPSSGDLAGMELDEAPEAGTRPAGTEWAEDAEEEPTEIQGLLAQLETLDPNLCDRSPTSERGPLPSSSAGAARLAGEQSRRSSQECQGKCQPCPLHVAMGRGLETRPCCAQHPACARPCHGLLFAEADREDLLNLLCYEGGLPEASAETPLARSDVLAGTNLEMLQAQEELATVEKPEGLGRPESSEEGPSGSWYYGEGLCEVDSACEGNRDGSPEPAWVALPPAPAPEAEQPAQGGVTKKEPPSSCPAFKEVPGPCDPEDLLDGVIFGAKYLGSTQLVSERNPPTSVRMAQAQEAVDRIKAPEGESQPMTDVDLFVSTQRIKVLTADTQEAMMDHSLQTISYIADIGSLVVLMARRKLPRRSEVAEEKRLYKMICHVFHSADAQVIAQAIGQAFGVAYQHFLEANSIDPSELSPRQYSRALEDQEQYNTELTHFSRQENCKDVCIRKQKGEILGIAIVESGWGSILPTVVIANLMHGGPAERSGELSIGDRLMCVNGTSLVGLPLATCQSIIRELKHQTEVTLNIVHCPPVTTAVIRRPDSKYQLGFCVENGVGHTALAASAWMSTELQRSPCLPGLRFHRALLCHSKRLLRITESLSLNLPCCSLKPFPLVLSLIPWEKRPAPTSPQRPFREL from the exons GCGGCCGGAGGGGCCCCCCTTCATcaccctgcagcctgcctgcGGCTCCGGGCGGGACCTGCCCGCCCCCGAGGGTCAGCAGAGGGGCCTGAGGCCCAGCTCGGGGCCTGCTTCAGCCTCGGACCTCGAAGGAGGCGGAGGTGGACAAAATGAGCTTTGCCGGGACTTGGAAAAAGAGATGGAAGAGGAGGCAGCGACCGCGGGGCCGCAGGGCTCTGCCGGCTGGAAACCCAGCGCCAGGAGTACCCCTCGGGACACAGGACACCCCCGAGCCCCCAGCAGCGGCGACCTGGCGGGTATGGAGCTGGACGAGGCCCCCGAGGCCGGCACCCGCCCAGCTGGGACCGAGTGGGCCGAGGATGCAGAGGAGGAGCCCACGGAGATCCAGGGCCTGCTGGCCCAGCTCGAGACCCTCGACCCCAACCTCTGCGACCGCTCGCCCACCTCAGAGCGGGGCCCGCTGCCCTCCTCGAGCGCTGGCGCAGCCCGTCTGGCCGGCGAGCAGAGCCGGCGCAGCTCCCAGGAATGCCAGGGTaagtgccagccctgcccgctgcATGTGGCCATGGGCCGGGGCCTGGAGACGCGGCCCTGCTGCGCCCAGCACCCAGCCTGCGCCCGGCCCTGCCACGGCCTGCTCTTTGCCGAGGCTGACCGCGAGGACTTGCTGAACCTCCTGTGCTACGAGGGGGGGCTGCCTGAAGCCAGTGCCGAGACACCCTTGGCCCGCTCCGATGTCCTGGCTGGAACCAACCTGGAGATGCTGCAGGCTCAGGAGGAACTGGCCACTGTGGAGAAGCCTGAAGGGCTGGGGAGGCCGGAGAGCTCAGAGGAAGGACCTTCTGGCAGCTGGTATTATGGAGAGGGGCTCTGCGAGGTCGACTCCGCCTGTGAGGGCAATCGGGACGGTTCCCCGGAGCCAGCCTGGGTGGCCCTGCCTCCTGCTCCGGCCCCGGAGGCAGAGCAGCCAGCCCAAGGCGGTGTGACC AAGAAGGAACCCCCATCCTCCTGCCCGGCCTTCAAAGAGG TTCCAGGCCCTTGCGACCCAGAGGATCTGCTGGACGGTGTGATTTTTGGGGCAAAGTACCTGGGCTCCACGCAGCTGGTCTCAGAGAGGAACCCCCCGACCAGCGTCCGCATGGCGCAGGCCCAGGAGGCTGTGGACAGGATCAAG GCACCAGAGGGCGAGTCCCAGCCCATGACGGACGTGGATCTGTTTGTCTCCACACAGAGGATCAAGGTGCTCACCGCCGACACGCAG GAGGCCATGATGGATCACTCCCTCCAGACCATCTCCTACATCGCCGACATCGGCTCCCTCGTGGTGCTCATGGCACGCCGGAAACTGCCTCGGCGGTCGGAGGTGGCGGAGGAAAAGAGGCTCTACAAGATGATCTGCCACGTCTTCCACTCGGCCGAC GCCCAGGTCATTGCTCAGGCCATCGGGCAGGCGTTCGGCGTGGCCTACCAGCACTTCCTGGAGGCCAACAGCATTGACCCGAGCGAGCTGAGCCCTCGCCAGTACAGCCGTGCCCTCGAGGACCAGGAGCAATACAATACAGAGCTGACCCACTTCTCCCGGCAGGAGAACTGCAAGGAT GTCTGCATCCGGAAGCAGAAGGGAGAGATCCTGGGCATCGCCATCGTGGAGTCGGGCTGGGGGTCCATCCTGCCCACAGTGGTCATCGCCAACCTGATGCACGGGGGCCCCGCGGAGCGCTCGGGCGAGCTGAGCATCGGGGACCGCCTCATGTGCGTCAACGGGACGAGCCTGGTGGGGCTGCCCCTCGCCACCTGCCAGAGCATCATCCGG GAGCTGAAGCACCAGACAGAGGTGACACTGAACATCGTGCACTGTCCCCCTGTCACCACAGCCGTCATCCGGCGCCCCGACTCCAAGTACCAGCTGGGCTTCTGTGTTGAGAACGGTGTG GGACACACGGCTCTGGCTGCGTCCGCGTGGATGAGCACAGAGCTCCAGCGCTCCCCGTGCCTGCCAGGGCTGAGGTTTCACAGGGCTCTGCTGTGCCACAGCAAAAGGctcctcagaatcacagaatcactcag cctgaacctcccctgttgcagtttaaagccgttccctctcgttctgtcactaattccctgggagaagagaccagcaccaacctctccacaacgtcctttcagggagctgtag